A genomic region of Prosthecobacter sp. contains the following coding sequences:
- a CDS encoding putative molybdenum carrier protein — MAFKLVILSGAQMGVERAALDWALKYELPHGGWCPQGVLSAAEPIDPRYKLKEGATDSLLEAITSNVRDAEATLVFTLATKAAGMAQKALSNAKKQKKPVLHVHRGILGVSEKIVAFIDKYYIRRLHITGSLDTDEAGVSDWAIGELEKAKGIMDRRPE; from the coding sequence ATGGCCTTCAAACTTGTCATCCTCTCCGGCGCTCAGATGGGCGTGGAACGTGCCGCCCTCGACTGGGCGTTGAAATATGAGCTTCCGCACGGCGGCTGGTGCCCGCAGGGGGTGCTCTCTGCGGCGGAGCCGATCGACCCGCGCTACAAGCTCAAGGAGGGTGCCACGGACAGCCTGCTGGAGGCCATCACCTCCAATGTGCGCGATGCGGAGGCGACGCTGGTCTTTACCCTCGCGACCAAGGCCGCCGGCATGGCACAGAAGGCGCTCAGCAACGCGAAGAAGCAGAAGAAGCCGGTGCTGCATGTGCATCGCGGCATCCTCGGCGTCTCGGAGAAGATCGTGGCCTTCATCGACAAGTACTACATCCGCCGCCTGCACATCACCGGTTCCCTGGACACCGATGAGGCCGGTGTGAGCGACTGGGCGATAGGCGAACTGGAGAAGGCCAAGGGCATCATGGACCGGCGGCCGGAGTGA
- a CDS encoding collagen-like protein, which produces MFDPTLPQAGTEIDAVQMRAQLNGLKDLIDAIQSITAAIVDGTNTLPTGSPAQVVLEVTDGTLHFIFGIPTGPQGETGSNGSDGSTGPQGIQGEPGLPGAPGEVSLQQLTDAIATTSSNSNAVATLGMTVSDPPTQAEVQQIANKVDELIVMLRR; this is translated from the coding sequence ATGTTCGACCCCACTCTTCCCCAGGCCGGCACCGAGATCGACGCGGTGCAGATGCGTGCGCAATTGAATGGCCTCAAGGATCTCATCGACGCGATCCAGAGCATCACCGCCGCCATCGTCGATGGCACGAACACGCTGCCGACGGGCAGTCCGGCTCAGGTGGTGCTCGAGGTGACCGATGGCACGCTGCACTTCATTTTTGGCATCCCCACCGGCCCGCAGGGTGAGACGGGCAGCAACGGCAGCGATGGCAGCACGGGCCCGCAGGGCATCCAGGGCGAGCCAGGCCTGCCGGGCGCTCCCGGTGAGGTTTCGCTCCAGCAGCTCACCGACGCCATCGCCACCACCAGCAGCAACAGCAACGCCGTGGCCACCCTGGGAATGACGGTGAGCGACCCGCCGACGCAGGCGGAGGTGCAACAGATCGCGAACAAGGTGGATGAGCTGATCGTGATGCTGAGGCGGTAA